The following proteins are encoded in a genomic region of Asterias amurensis chromosome 5, ASM3211899v1:
- the LOC139936983 gene encoding cytochrome c oxidase subunit 7C, mitochondrial-like, with amino-acid sequence MALGRITTLACRSFSTSVIRRAGYGEGPGSNVPFQIKNKWRLLAVMTAFFGSGFAAPFVLVRHQLKKK; translated from the exons ATGGCTTTGGGACGGATAACCACTTTAGCGTGTCGAAGTTTCAGCACATCGGTGATACGGAGAGCAGGCTACGGGGAAGGACCTGGCAGT AATGTACCGTTTCAAATCAAGAACAAGTGGCGTCTACTTGCTGTGATGACTGCCTTCTTTGGCTCAGGATTTGCTGCTCCATTCGTTCTGGTTCGTCACCAGCTCAAGAAGAAGTAG
- the LOC139936981 gene encoding haloacid dehalogenase-like hydrolase domain-containing protein 2 — translation MAVRIGLRAVLIDLSGTLHVEDTIVPGAVEALKRLRTAPVKIKFVTNTTKESVVTLHERLQRLGFDIRITDIFSSLTAARHLVIEGGLRPMLLLQDDAKKDFIGIPTDEPNAVVVGLTPDNFNYATLNTAFKLILEGAPLIAIHKGKYFKKLDGLALGPGPFVEALEYATGTTATVVGKPEKTFFTEALRSLGCSPEEAVMIGDDARDDVQGAIQAGLKGILVNTGKYRPGDEDNIQPRAYAVCSSFPEAVEHIMSNML, via the exons ATGGCAGTACGGATTGGTCTGAGAGCAGTGCTGATTGATTTAAGTGGAACACTACATGTTGAAGACACCATTGTCCCAGGAGCAGTTGAGGCGttgaaaag GCTGAGAACAGCTCCAGTGAAGATCAAGTTTGTGACCAACACAACTAAAGAGAGTGTTGTAACCCTTCATGAACGTCTTCAGAGGCTAGGGTTTGATATCAGAATAACAGACATCTTCTCCTCACTGACAGCAGCCAGACATTTAGTGATAGAAGGTGGACTAAGACCAATGTTGCTGCTACAAGATGAtgccaagaaagattttatag GTATTCCAACTGATGAACCAAACGCAGTAGTTGTTGGTTTAACTCCAGACAATTTCAACTATGCAACACTCAACACAGCATTCAA ATTAATTCTAGAAGGTGCGCCCCTGATTGCGATCCACAAAGGGAAGTACTTCAAGAAGCTTGATGGTCTAGCTCTGGGACCAGGACCCTTTGTTGAAGCTCTGGAATATGCCACTGGAACGACAGCAACTGTTGTAGGGAAACCAGAGAAGACGTTCTTCACAGAGGCCTTGAGGAGCTTGGGATGTAGTCCAGAAGAAGCTGTGATGATTGGAGAT GATGCAAGGGATGATGTTCAAGGAGCAATACAAGCTGGCCTAAAGGGAATCTTGGTCAATACAG GGAAATATCGTCCTGGTGATGAAGACAACATTCAACCAAGAGCTTACGCCGTCTGTTCAAGTTTTCCAGAGGCAGTGGAACATATAATGTCCAATATGTTATGA
- the LOC139936980 gene encoding uncharacterized protein — MPAVKRKQPPQSGQSDQNGSVSKKMKNGAQSLKQSKRRSKKNKRKKARQKKKMNLPSRLSRIINYGAKKAQTLLTQRNATIRCPGDGDTTKGTKSKTNGDVKPLLASQSSSISPHESRFERGIPKDRLIALDCEMVGVGPQGRISALARCSIVDYNCNVLYDAYIKPELEILDYRTPWSGIRKQDMEDAIPFRKAQPLIQGILDGKILCGHSIRFDLAVLQMGHPKEDIRDTSMYRGLQELAGLTLRTGQHPGLKKLTKLLFGHSIQSGEHCSVEDAKATMNLYKLVENQWEEERISVFPERDFRLSFMDDHYWPDDLE, encoded by the coding sequence ATGCCAGCCGTTAAGAGGAAACAACCACCACAATCTGGTCAAAGTGACCAAAATGGTTCAGTCTCCAAGAAGATGAAGAATGGTGCTCAATCATTGAAGCAATCAAAGAGAagatcaaagaaaaacaagaggAAAAAGGCACGGCAAAAGAAAAAGATGAATCTACCATCAAGACTCTCAAGAATTATTAATTATGGAGCCAAGAAGGCACAGACTTTGCTGACACAGAGAAATGCTACGATCCGTTGTCCGGGAGATGGTGACACAACCAAGGGAACCAAATCAAAGACAAATGGTGATGTGAAACCCTTGCTTGCTAGTCAATCGTCTTCAATCTCCCCCCATGAAAGCAGATTTGAAAGGGGCATTCCAAAAGACAGACTCATAGCCTTGGATTGCGAGATGGTTGGCGTGGGACCACAGGGAAGGATCAGTGCTTTAGCAAGGTGCAGCATCGTCGACTACAACTGTAACGTCCTCTATGATGCATATATCAAACCGGAGCTTGAAATCCTGGATTATCGGACTCCATGGAGTGGCATCCGCAAGCAGGACATGGAGGATGCAATCCCCTTCAGGAAGGCACAGCCTTTGATCCAAGGTATTCTTGACGGGAAGATACTCTGTGGTCATTCCATCAGGTTTGACCTTGCTGTACTACAGATGGGTCACCCTAAGGAGGACATCCGCGATACAAGTATGTACCGAGGGCTCCAGGAACTTGCAGGGTTGACCCTCAGGACCGGTCAACACCCTGGCCTTAAGAAATTGACCAAGTTGCTGTTTGGACACTCGATCCAGAGTGGCGAGCACTGTTCTGTTGAAGATGCCAAAGCAACGATGAATCTGTACAAACTCGTGGAGAATCAATGGGAGGAGGAAAGGATCTCTGTGTTTCCTGAGCGAGATTTTAGGCTAAGCTTTATGGATGATCACTACTGGCCTGATGATTTAGAGtaa
- the LOC139936982 gene encoding huntingtin-interacting protein K-like, which translates to MSQNENDHDADDLEANSAVPRAKKHDSGAADLERVTDYAEETEITGQRLTNALAALDQRRSQESSEKIERERELAKVVIKKGDVDLIIQELEISRTVAERSLRENKGNLVEALIQLTN; encoded by the exons ATgtctcaaaatgaaaatgatcaCGATGCCGATGATTTGGAGGCCAACTCGGCTGTTCCCAGAGCCAAGAAACACGACAGCGGGGCAGCAGATTTAGAGAGAGTGACGGACTATGCCGAGGAAACAGAAATCACTGGTCAGCGCCTTACCAAT GCACTAGCAGCGTTGGACCAGAGGAGATCTCAAGAAAGTTCTGAGAAAATAGAAAG AGAACGAGAGCTGGCCAAAGTTGTTATCAAGAAAGGAGATGTTGATCTTATT ATACAAGAGCTGGAGATCAGCAGAACAGTAGCTGAAAGGAGTTTGAGAGAGAACAAAGGGAACCTTGTGGAAGCTTTAATACAGTTGACTAActga